ATCAGACTTGCACTTAAAGTAGCAATTGGTATAATGTATATAAATTATCTGTCATTAAGGCGTGACAAGCTGTAAACGACATGCGCTATTTAAAAACGAGAACATATAAAGGAGTTTCAATGCTAGATATAGACCCTGCGGGTATCCTTGTCAGGTACAATGTTAAATTAGAAAGTGAATTAACCCCTGATGAGGTAGCAAGAGAACTATTCCCCACTGATATTCTACTAAGGAACATAGTTGAAGCGGTTTTTGAAGGTGATGAGGACGAGGTTATAATAACCCTCAAAGATGCTGTAAAAGGCGGCAAAGATCCAATATCCCTCATAGACGATGCGCTTATGGTTGGCATGGATATAGTATCCCAGTTATATGATGACGGGCATCTGTTCCTTCCGGATGTGATGATCGCATCACATGCAATGACAGATGGTATTGAATACTGTAAGCAGATATCTGGCAAGACCCATGAATGTAAAGGAACTGTAGTTTCCTATGTTGTAGAAGGCGACATACATGATATTGGCAAGAAAATACTGACAGTGCTTTTGAAATCTAACGGATACGAAGTAATAGACCTTGGAAGTGATGTTCCAACAGATGAGGTTATCAGTGCCGTAATGAAATACAGGCCCATAATGATAACAGGTACTTCCCTGATGACAACCACCATGTATTCTTTCATGGAAGTTAACAACAGGCTTCTTGAGAACGACATAAAGATCCCTCTTGTATGTGGAGGAGGCGCTGTTACCCAGGACTTTGTTATGAACTATGAACTTGGCATATATTGTGAAGATGCTGCCCTGGTGCCTAAGATCGCAGATTCTATTCTTAAGAATAAAAGTATAGAAGAACTAAGGGAACAGTTTCATGTACATTGAAACTATTAGGGCATGGTAAGCAGCGAAAAAGGTGGCTCACATCCAAAGATAGATCCCTCTTGTGTAGATTGGATTGAAGGAAGTATTGTATTCAGATGAGAGCCAATTTATGCTTTTCATCTTCATGTATTTAATATCTCCTTTTTTCTGATATTTAAATGAAATAAAGGAATGAAGTCTTCGGATACACTAATAATGTCTGTTTGCACTATGTTTATGTTTATAACTAAAATACTATCAGGTCTAATGTCGTAAGAACACAAATTGCGCAGCGCGGGGGTAATA
The sequence above is a segment of the uncultured Methanolobus sp. genome. Coding sequences within it:
- the mtaC gene encoding methanol--corrinoid protein MtaC, which produces MLDIDPAGILVRYNVKLESELTPDEVARELFPTDILLRNIVEAVFEGDEDEVIITLKDAVKGGKDPISLIDDALMVGMDIVSQLYDDGHLFLPDVMIASHAMTDGIEYCKQISGKTHECKGTVVSYVVEGDIHDIGKKILTVLLKSNGYEVIDLGSDVPTDEVISAVMKYRPIMITGTSLMTTTMYSFMEVNNRLLENDIKIPLVCGGGAVTQDFVMNYELGIYCEDAALVPKIADSILKNKSIEELREQFHVH